From one Halothece sp. PCC 7418 genomic stretch:
- a CDS encoding thioredoxin family protein: MSAIKAEVLGTGCKKCQQLEANVKAALTNLDLEGDVFHTTDPMQIAERGVMKTPALVINDQVVTQGKVLSAQEIQPYLKA, from the coding sequence ATGAGTGCAATTAAAGCCGAAGTTTTAGGAACAGGCTGTAAAAAATGTCAGCAACTCGAAGCGAATGTGAAAGCTGCGCTGACTAATCTTGATTTAGAGGGAGACGTTTTCCATACCACTGATCCCATGCAAATTGCAGAACGAGGGGTAATGAAAACCCCCGCTTTGGTTATTAACGATCAAGTCGTAACACAGGGAAAAGTGCTAAGTGCTCAAGAAATTCAACCCTACTTAAAAGCCTAA
- a CDS encoding heavy metal-responsive transcriptional regulator, producing the protein MGLKISEVSHQLGVNPQTLYFYERIGLIPSPQRTKSGFRLYNEEDIERLSFILRVKSLGLTLEEIKEILALKEGESLTCQAVYERLQQKITEIDRKINRYSQLRAELVPLLKHCEAYLDQDRECIALDDFSETP; encoded by the coding sequence ATGGGCTTAAAGATTAGCGAAGTCTCTCATCAGTTAGGAGTGAATCCGCAAACGCTCTATTTTTATGAAAGGATTGGTTTAATTCCCTCCCCTCAGAGAACAAAAAGTGGTTTTCGCCTTTACAACGAAGAAGATATAGAACGCCTCTCATTTATCCTCCGTGTTAAATCATTGGGGTTAACCCTTGAGGAAATCAAAGAAATTTTAGCCCTGAAAGAGGGAGAATCGCTGACTTGTCAAGCGGTTTATGAGCGATTACAACAGAAAATTACCGAAATTGACCGAAAAATTAATCGCTATTCCCAATTACGAGCAGAACTTGTCCCTTTACTCAAACACTGTGAAGCCTATCTTGATCAAGATCGCGAATGTATTGCTCTTGATGATTTTTCCGAAACCCCTTGA